Proteins from one Terriglobus tenax genomic window:
- a CDS encoding rhomboid family intramembrane serine protease, which translates to MDPAGQSSYSAPEAEVLPPETQPQNRRSSGWNFLAAPATYTLVGVNCAVFAWMVLHGVSPTLPSSRDLQHYGANISVLVLEGQWWRLLTAMFVHVGMLHLATNMWCLWNLGLLGEPLLGRRGMIFVYILTGAAGNLLSMAFNVMACIWDRDWCPLMGSAGAGASGAVFGLAGILIVLLSNRNLPIPWPELKKLRGSVIQFAILNLAIGLATMVFDTGIHIDNMAHVGGFVCGLAMGFPLLPRMTSGREKYLTRQTVTFLGAGLVLALFGYWLAHLR; encoded by the coding sequence ATGGACCCCGCTGGCCAATCTTCTTATTCCGCTCCTGAAGCCGAGGTGCTGCCGCCCGAGACGCAGCCGCAGAACCGACGCTCCTCAGGCTGGAATTTCCTTGCCGCTCCCGCAACGTACACCCTTGTTGGCGTGAACTGCGCCGTCTTTGCGTGGATGGTGCTGCATGGAGTTTCTCCGACGCTGCCCAGTTCGCGCGACCTGCAGCACTATGGCGCGAATATCTCTGTGCTGGTGCTGGAGGGGCAGTGGTGGCGTCTGCTGACGGCCATGTTCGTCCACGTGGGCATGCTGCATCTGGCCACCAACATGTGGTGCCTGTGGAACCTGGGTCTGCTGGGAGAGCCGCTGCTGGGCCGCCGTGGCATGATCTTTGTCTACATTCTGACCGGAGCCGCCGGAAACCTGCTGAGCATGGCCTTCAACGTGATGGCCTGCATCTGGGACCGGGACTGGTGCCCCCTGATGGGCTCGGCCGGAGCGGGAGCCTCGGGAGCGGTCTTCGGCCTGGCCGGCATCCTGATCGTGCTGCTGTCGAACCGGAACCTGCCGATTCCCTGGCCGGAGCTGAAGAAGCTGCGCGGATCGGTAATCCAGTTCGCCATCCTGAACCTGGCGATTGGCCTGGCGACGATGGTCTTCGACACCGGCATCCACATCGACAACATGGCGCACGTGGGCGGCTTTGTCTGCGGGTTGGCCATGGGATTTCCCCTGCTGCCACGCATGACCTCCGGACGTGAGAAGTACCTGACGCGCCAGACGGTTACCTTCCTGGGAGCCGGGCTGGTGCTGGCGTTGTTTGGCTACTGGCTGGCGCACCTGCG